In Gammaproteobacteria bacterium, a genomic segment contains:
- a CDS encoding ATP-binding protein — MKRLWPRSLFGRLVLVLVIGLIVAQIAAAYLSLHERDQALVTFSDEQFVQRDVDTVRLMENLPVADREQVVRILTGPRLTVTLTPQGDDPPGALSPDADAADFQARLRHQLPGHTVRGYMLHVPVPRASRTAPFEVGYRTRSITLVQLADGAWLRMDYLRPLQLAGWPYPLLADIAVLLIAIILLSLIAVRWVTRPLSSLSHAASELGRDIRRPPLPETGPTEVRHAARAFNDMQTRLVGYIEDRTRLLTAISHDLKTPITRMRLRAELLEDEKLKGKFIHDLHDMEHLTNATLDFLRGLDVSEAPQPMDLMALLESVQADAEEIGQTVTVSGRVHGDFDARPQALRRCLENLVGNAVRYGKRADIRVEEGAADVIIRVRDAGPGIPEVQLEKAFEPYYRLDDSRSRELGGNGLGLGIARNIAALHGGSLTLRNHPQGGLEAVLELPRVKEVRGEG; from the coding sequence ATGAAACGCCTGTGGCCGCGTTCGCTGTTCGGGCGGCTGGTGCTGGTGCTGGTCATCGGCTTGATCGTGGCACAGATCGCCGCTGCCTACCTCAGTCTGCACGAGCGTGATCAGGCGTTGGTGACGTTCAGCGACGAGCAATTCGTGCAGCGCGATGTGGATACCGTGCGATTGATGGAAAATCTTCCGGTCGCAGACCGTGAGCAGGTGGTACGCATTCTCACCGGTCCGCGACTTACGGTCACACTCACGCCGCAGGGTGACGATCCGCCGGGCGCTCTGTCACCGGACGCAGATGCCGCCGACTTTCAGGCAAGACTCCGCCATCAATTGCCGGGTCACACGGTTCGCGGTTACATGCTGCACGTACCGGTGCCGCGCGCCAGCCGTACCGCTCCCTTCGAGGTGGGTTACCGCACCCGCAGCATTACTTTGGTACAGCTGGCGGATGGCGCCTGGCTGCGCATGGATTATCTGCGGCCGCTGCAGCTCGCCGGCTGGCCGTATCCGCTGCTTGCGGATATCGCGGTGCTGCTGATCGCGATCATACTGTTGTCGCTGATCGCCGTGCGCTGGGTGACGCGCCCGCTGTCGTCCTTGTCGCACGCGGCCAGTGAACTCGGCCGCGACATCCGCCGGCCGCCGCTGCCGGAAACTGGCCCCACGGAAGTGCGGCATGCGGCCCGCGCCTTCAACGATATGCAGACCCGGCTCGTAGGTTACATCGAGGACCGCACGCGCCTGCTCACCGCCATTTCACATGATCTGAAAACCCCGATCACGCGCATGCGTCTGCGCGCGGAATTGCTCGAAGACGAGAAGCTCAAGGGCAAATTCATCCATGACCTGCACGACATGGAGCACTTGACCAACGCCACGCTGGATTTCCTGCGCGGGCTGGACGTGAGCGAAGCGCCGCAACCCATGGATTTAATGGCGCTGCTGGAGAGCGTGCAGGCCGACGCGGAAGAAATCGGCCAGACGGTGACGGTCAGCGGCCGCGTGCACGGCGACTTCGACGCTCGGCCGCAGGCGCTGCGCCGCTGCCTCGAAAATCTGGTGGGCAACGCGGTGCGCTACGGCAAGCGTGCGGACATCCGCGTGGAGGAAGGCGCGGCGGACGTGATCATCCGCGTGCGCGATGCAGGTCCGGGAATTCCGGAGGTGCAGCTGGAAAAGGCATTCGAGCCGTATTACCGCCTGGACGACTCGCGCAGCCGCGAGCTCGGCGGCAACGGCCTTGGACTCGGCATCGCGCGCAACATTGCCGCACTGCACGGCGGCAGCCTCACGCTGCGCAATCATCCACAAGGCGGCCTGGAAGCCGTGCTGGAATTGCCGCGGGTAAAAGAAGTAAGGGGTGAGGGGTGA
- a CDS encoding response regulator has translation MSTPDHILVVDDDSEIRALLEEFLSRQGLRVTAVADGPAMEQAMEDAHFDLVVLDVMLPGEDGISVCRKLRLHSNLPVIMLTARGEQGDRIAGLETGADDYLAKPFNPRELLARIKSVLRRARSLPQDLAVEDVRTFRFGGWRLITATRQLQTADGVAVPLSGAEYRLLSVFLRYPGTVLSRDRLTELLHGREHNLPFDRSLDVQVSRLRQRLRDDGREPGIVRAVRGQGYVFALPVEVER, from the coding sequence ATGAGTACGCCTGACCATATCCTGGTGGTGGATGACGACAGCGAAATCCGCGCATTGCTGGAAGAGTTTCTGTCGCGCCAGGGTTTGCGCGTGACCGCGGTGGCCGACGGGCCGGCCATGGAACAGGCCATGGAGGACGCACATTTCGATCTCGTGGTGCTGGATGTGATGTTGCCCGGTGAAGACGGCATCAGCGTGTGCCGCAAACTGCGGCTGCATTCCAATCTTCCGGTCATCATGCTCACCGCGCGTGGCGAACAGGGTGATCGCATCGCGGGTCTGGAAACCGGCGCAGACGATTATCTCGCCAAACCCTTCAATCCGCGCGAACTGCTGGCGCGCATCAAAAGCGTGCTGCGGCGCGCCCGCAGCCTGCCGCAGGATCTGGCGGTCGAGGACGTACGCACGTTCCGCTTCGGCGGCTGGCGCCTGATCACCGCTACGCGTCAATTGCAGACCGCCGACGGCGTGGCTGTGCCCTTGTCGGGCGCCGAATACCGGCTGCTGAGCGTCTTCCTGCGCTATCCAGGCACCGTACTGTCGCGCGACCGGCTTACCGAATTGCTGCACGGCCGCGAGCACAATTTGCCGTTCGACCGCAGTCTCGACGTGCAGGTGAGCCGCCTGCGTCAGCGGTTGCGCGACGACGGCCGCGAACCCGGCATCGTGCGCGCGGTGCGCGGCCAGGGTTATGTGTTCGCGCTGCCCGTGGAAGTGGAAAGATGA